The window TTCCAACTGCTAAACAATTTAGAGTTTCTTCACAATTCAACCCTCGACGAGTTAACCCAGTTACTGGGCGTGTAGCACCGCATAAAGGTGTGGATTTCGCAATGCCAGTTGGCACACCAGTGCTTGCTGTTGGTGATGGTGAAGTCATTGTTTCAAAATACAGCGGTGCTGCAGGTAACTTTATTGCGATCCGTCATGGGCGTCAATATACCACGCGTTACATGCACTTACGCCAGCTATTAGTTAAGCCAGGTCAAAAAGTTAAGCGCGGTGATCGAATTGCGCTATCGGGCAATACTGGGCGTTCGACTGGGCCTCATCTACATTTTGAAATGTGGGTTAATCAACAAGCGGTAAACCCACTCACTGCGAAATTACCTAGTTCTGGTGGCTTGACAGGGAAAGAGCGTAAGGAATACTTAGCGCTAGTTAAAGAAACTAAACCACAACTTAAACTACAATAACTTAAGTTTCTATTTTTATCGCTGGCAGGTACTTGTATCTGCCAGTTTTCTTTGTAATGCTCCCGTAAACTATTATTATAAGCTATAGAAAGATAGCTATTATTCACTTGAGTACAGCATGAATAAAGATCAAGACACTGATAGTAAAAAAGGCTATGTGCCAACGTTTCACCGCTCTTACCTTTTACCTAAATATTGGGGAGTGTGGCTAGGGGCCGGTGTTTTAGCCGGATTGGCTTTCATTCCGGTTAAAATACGTGATCCTTTACTGGCTAAAATAGGAAAATGGGTTGGACGACTAGCAAAGAGTGGTCGCCGTCGCGCTAAAATTAACTTACTTTACTGTTTTCCTGAATTGACAGAACATCAACGAGAAGAGTTAGTTGATCGCATGTTTGAAACCGCACCACAATCTTTTGTCATGTTGGCTGAGCTATGTCTGCGTGGTGCGAGTAAAACGCTAGCTAGAACGCATTGGCATAATCAAGAAATTATAGAGCGTTTAAAGCAGCAGCAAAGTAATGTTATTTTTATGGTACCTCATGGGTGGGGCGTTGATGTCCCTGCGATGTTATTAGCAGCCAAAGGCCAGCAAATGGCTGCCATGTTTCATCACCAAAAGAACCCCGTTGCAGATTATTTATGGAATAAAGCAAGATACCATTTTGGGGGGCGCTTACACTCAAGAGAGGCGGGTATTAAGCCTTTTATTGCTTCTGTTAGGCAAGGTTATTGGGGCTTTTATTTACCTGACCAAGATCATGGTGAAGAGCATAGTGAATTTGTCGATTTTTTTGGCACATATAAGGCAACATTACCTGCAATCGGTCGGCTAATGAAGGTATGTAAAGCGAAAGTTGTGCCACTGTTTCCTGTTTATGACCATAAAACGCATCAATTGCATATTTATATTCGTGAACCGATGGATGATATTGATGGAAAGGATGATAAGTATATAGCACGAAGAATGAATGAGGAGCTGGAGTACCTGGTTGCTCCGAATTTAGAACAGTACACATGGATATTAAAGCTATTGAAAACGCGAAAAGAGGGTGAAATAGAACCTTATCAGCGAAAAGACCTCTATCGTTAGTGTACAGATATACAGAATAAATTTTAAGCCATTACTTTTTAGTAATGGTTTTTTTTATTTAAAAGTGAGTATTTATAGAAATATACGCTTGATGATTGGTAATTTTAAAAAACTGTACACGATTATTAATAACGAAAATTTAGGATAGTACATTAATGATTTATGGATGTTTCATTCATTTTTTGAGCTGTATCTAATTTTTGTAAAGTCTTGATAAAAAGAAGAAGAACAAGGTTAAAGTTAACTTATTGATTTATATATCGATTGTAAATATTGCATTGTATATTTATAACTTACATGACAGATAGTTAAGTGCAATATAAGGAAGATATGCTTAATGAACACGATAAAAGAGCAAAAAAGCTTATGTATTCGTTCGATTGATAAGAGTTAATCTAAGGTATGCTAAAAAGTTTTGGATGGTAACATTTAATCCTAAGCTCAGAAGTCAATTTTATACATGGGTAAGGAAATGAGAACAATTAGATATTTTTTTTAGAAAAAATGTTAGTAGCCATTCAAAGCATTAATTGTAGAATGAACGAGGGTTAAGATTATTACTTGCCGAAGATCAGATAAGCTAGAATTGATAAATATCATACTGTATCGTTTTAAGTAATTATTATTCTAATCATATTATTATTAGCTGTAATTAGCCTGTGTTGCATCAATCATAAAATTAAATCTTAGTATAAATACGAGGTGACTTTATTTCAATGTTTGTATTGTGATATTCCTCTTTATTTATCTAATGCAAAGCCAACTATCCAGTAGATAATATTATAAAACCATCATTAAATGACTAACCAATTATAGTTATTATTTGTGTACTTCACCATGATTATAATTGAGTACTGTTTTTTTTATTCTAAAATTATTTTTTGTTTAATTTTTATAAGATTGTTAGTTTTTTATTTAATAAAATAATTTATTCTTATTTGGTATTAAAAATGCTATGGGTGTTTTTTTTGTTTACATTCTTACTTTGTTATTTTTTTAATTTAAAATTGAAATTATTTATAGGTTATTTCTATTCATGATGTAGTCAGTGTGAAAATTATATTTTATATATAAAACGGATCTTCATATTAAAAATTATTCCTTACATACAAAAAAAAGAACTTAAATAATTTTAAACATATGAGTAAATACTAAGCGTTATGTATAATCACTTATTAACGACTATAAAATATATTGCTATATTTTAATTATATAATAAAAATAACTCCCAGATTAATACTTGGAGACTCTATGGAAAAAACTCGAACAACGTTAGATCAATGGATAACTCTACAGGCAGTGGTTGACTGCGGTGGTTTTGCTCAAGCAGCTGAAATTTTGCATAGGACACAATCATCAATTAGTTACACCATTAGTAAATTAGAGCAAACATTGGAAATTGAAATATTTTCTTTAGAAAAACGTCGTGCAGTATTAACTAGACAAGGAGAGCAGCTATTAGCGCTATCGAGAGAGGTAACAAATAAAGCAATTTCATTAGAAAAGGTTGCTAAATCATTAAATTACGAAGGAAATAATAAAATTAATATTGTTATTGATTCACTATATCAAAGTGATGAAATACTGAAAAAAATTGGGGATTTAAGTCGGTCTAGAAAGGATTATGATATTGATTTAAAACGTTTATTATTAAAAAAAACAGATATTTTTGGGGTTAAAAATTATGATTTATTAATTACTCACCATTACGTTGAGTCGTTAAACCCTATATTCCTTGAGCAAGTTGAGGCGGTGTTTGTAACCAATCCAAATCATAAACTTCAACATTGCCAGGCTGATAATATATTGAAATCAATGGAAAAAACAACATTGATTGCTTTGGAGTCTACAGAGATAGATGGTATGAAAAGTATCCAAACTATTCATGTTCCTAATGTGGATTTAGCAATTCAATTAACAGAGAATTCGATTGGGTATTTATGGTTACCAAAGAATTTAGTCCAGAAGGAATTGAATAATAATTCATTAAAAGAGCTGAAAACAGCAAATAAAAAATCATTCTATAATTTCTACATGTATATGAATAAAAATTCAATGGATAATGAAATTTTAAGATACTACCTTATTGATAATGAAAAAATTAAATGAATGAGTCAATTAATGAATAATTAAAATAAAACATAAATATTTTAGATGTCATTTTAAAAAATTCAATGTATCCATTAGTTAACTTAACTAAAGGTAAATGGTATATTTCTTTCGTACACCCAATATGAGTAATTTATTTATTCATATAGTAGCAATTAATAATTAAAGATTTTTATTATAGGAACTATTATGAGTATTCTAAAAAATCCCTAGCAGTAATAGGGGTTGCTTTAGCTGTAACATCTGCACCAACTGTTTTTGCTTCAGGTACAATTAATTTTACCGGGGAAATAACTGACATTGCTTGTACAGTTGATAGTAACTCAAAAAATTTAAATGTTGACCTTGGAAAGGTATCAGCTAAAAGTTTAGCTGCACAGGGTGAAGTTGCAGGATTGAAAGACTTCACGATTAAGCTTGTTGATTGTCCAGCAAACTCGAAAGTAACCGTACGCTTTGGTGGTACACGTGATACTGCAGACCGCGATATTCTTGCAATTAACCAAGGTGCAGGTGTTGCAAATAATGTCGGTATTGCTTTATTTGAAAAAGACGCAACAACACAAATCAAATTATTTGATGATTCAAAACAAATTGAATTCGATGGTGCAACAGTAGACTTAGATTACGTAGCTCGTTATAAAGCAACAGGCGTAGCAACTGCTGGTCCTGCTAATAGTAGTGCAGTATATAGCATTCAATATCATTAATTAGTTGGAGGGTGACAATGGTTGCCCTCTTTCTCACATCAATATCATGGCTGTTTTATGAAAAAAATATTTTTTTCAATCTGTATATGTTTATTTTCTATTTCTAACATCTCTCAAGCGTCAGGTATTAGTGTAGGTGGAACGCGTTTTGTCTATGAAGAAAACAAACGTGAAATTGATATCCCGATTTTTAATAGTGATAAAGAAAAACCATTTTTAATCCAAAGTTGGGTTTCTCCATTTAATGGTGAGGGTAAAGCACCATTTATTGCGACGCCACCATTATTCCGAATTGAACCAGATACAAATGGTTCAGCGAGGATCTCATACATAGGTGAACCTATAAATTCAAATGAAGAAAAAATCTATTTGCTTAATATTAAATCAATACCACCTAAAGATAATAGTATTGAAAATGAGCTACAGATAATTATAAACTCACAATTTAAACTGTTTTTAAGGTCGAAAGATATTGAACCTTTTGATTTTGAAAAGGTTAATTTAATTGAGAAATCAGATGGAGTTATGATTGATAACCAAACACCATATCATTTATCAATCAAAAATATCCTTATCAATGGCAAGGTCATTGATGGTGCTAGCTTAATATACCCATTTAAAAATGATTATATTCTTAAGAAAAAAACAAATAATAGTGATTCAATAGTTGTTCAGTTTATTAATGACTATGGCGCTATCATAGAGAAAAAAACCAAGTAAGAGTATCTAAGATGTCAGTTCTCTATACCAAAAATAGACTTATGTATTCTAAAGTTTTTACTACGATCAGCTTAATATTGTATGCCAATAATACAATTGCTGAAGATATATTTGATATCAATGCTATTAATACTGGAATTGAAAGTCAAGTTGCTGATGTGAATAACTTGGGCTACTTATCATCCGCAGGTGGGCAATTACCAGGTGATTATTTTGTCGATATTTATATTAATGATCAACTTGTGGATAATAAGAATATTACATTTTTATTTGATGATAAAACTAAAAAACTACTCCCTAAAATAACAAAAAATATGCTACTAGAGTGGGGGGTAAAAAACTCAGCAAGTGAAAAATTCTCATCAATTGAAGGTGATGAATATTTGAACGATATTGCTCAAGTTATTCCTAGTGCTAATTATCAATACAAATTCGAAATCCAACAACTACAAGTAAGCATTCCTCAAATTGGATTAGAAAATACTAGCCGAGGCTACGTTGAGCCAAAAGAATGGGACGATGGAATTAATGCAGCATTTGTTAATTATACTGCAAGATTTAATAAACATTGGTACCA is drawn from Providencia huaxiensis and contains these coding sequences:
- a CDS encoding fimbrial biogenesis chaperone, which gives rise to MKKIFFSICICLFSISNISQASGISVGGTRFVYEENKREIDIPIFNSDKEKPFLIQSWVSPFNGEGKAPFIATPPLFRIEPDTNGSARISYIGEPINSNEEKIYLLNIKSIPPKDNSIENELQIIINSQFKLFLRSKDIEPFDFEKVNLIEKSDGVMIDNQTPYHLSIKNILINGKVIDGASLIYPFKNDYILKKKTNNSDSIVVQFINDYGAIIEKKTK
- a CDS encoding LysR family transcriptional regulator, with protein sequence MEKTRTTLDQWITLQAVVDCGGFAQAAEILHRTQSSISYTISKLEQTLEIEIFSLEKRRAVLTRQGEQLLALSREVTNKAISLEKVAKSLNYEGNNKINIVIDSLYQSDEILKKIGDLSRSRKDYDIDLKRLLLKKTDIFGVKNYDLLITHHYVESLNPIFLEQVEAVFVTNPNHKLQHCQADNILKSMEKTTLIALESTEIDGMKSIQTIHVPNVDLAIQLTENSIGYLWLPKNLVQKELNNNSLKELKTANKKSFYNFYMYMNKNSMDNEILRYYLIDNEKIK
- the lpxM gene encoding lauroyl-Kdo(2)-lipid IV(A) myristoyltransferase (LpxM is lauroyl-Kdo(2)-lipid IV(A) myristoyltransferase, an enzyme characterized in Escherichia coli and involved in biosynthesis of the form of lipid A found in that species and some closely related species.), with translation MNKDQDTDSKKGYVPTFHRSYLLPKYWGVWLGAGVLAGLAFIPVKIRDPLLAKIGKWVGRLAKSGRRRAKINLLYCFPELTEHQREELVDRMFETAPQSFVMLAELCLRGASKTLARTHWHNQEIIERLKQQQSNVIFMVPHGWGVDVPAMLLAAKGQQMAAMFHHQKNPVADYLWNKARYHFGGRLHSREAGIKPFIASVRQGYWGFYLPDQDHGEEHSEFVDFFGTYKATLPAIGRLMKVCKAKVVPLFPVYDHKTHQLHIYIREPMDDIDGKDDKYIARRMNEELEYLVAPNLEQYTWILKLLKTRKEGEIEPYQRKDLYR
- a CDS encoding fimbrial protein, producing MKDFYYRNYYEYSKKSLAVIGVALAVTSAPTVFASGTINFTGEITDIACTVDSNSKNLNVDLGKVSAKSLAAQGEVAGLKDFTIKLVDCPANSKVTVRFGGTRDTADRDILAINQGAGVANNVGIALFEKDATTQIKLFDDSKQIEFDGATVDLDYVARYKATGVATAGPANSSAVYSIQYH